Proteins encoded in a region of the Elaeis guineensis isolate ETL-2024a chromosome 7, EG11, whole genome shotgun sequence genome:
- the LOC105048119 gene encoding CBL-interacting protein kinase 5-like, with product MEKRGSILMHRYELGRMIGQGAFAKVYHAKNITSGQNVAIKIIQKEKVLRGGLIDQIKREIAIMRLIRHPNVVQLYEVMASKTKIYFVMEYVKGGELFNKVAKGRLKEDAARKYFQQLIGAVDFCHSRGVYHRDLKPENLLLDDNSNLKVSDFGLSALRGSQRPDGLLHTVCGTPAYVAPEIISKKGYDGAKADIWSCGVILFVLLAGYLPFHDSNLMEMYRKISRGEFKCPQWFSADVRRLVTRILDPSPSTRLTIDKLVENPWFNKEFKPVVTYPTVDCSANLADVHETFRTDCEDDEGDIRTEGSETMRPSSLNAFDIISLSPGFDLSGLFERESRQKPETRFTTQKPASTIVSKLEEIAEMERFKVKKKKDGLLKLQGSKEGRKGQLAVDVEIFEVTPSFYFVEMKKSAGDTLEYHKFCNQDMRRSLKDIIWTWQGVDQQQLPVLPLAPPPSLNQDG from the coding sequence ATGGAGAAGAGAGGGTCAATCCTGATGCACCGGTACGAGCTTGGGAGGATGATCGGGCAGGGCGCCTTCGCAAAGGTCTACCATGCAAAGAACATCACCTCCGGCCAGAACGTCGCCATTAAGATCATCCAAAAGGAGAAGGTGCTGCGAGGTGGCCTGATCGACCAGATCAAGCGGGAGATCGCCATCATGCGCCTCATCCGCCACCCCAACGTCGTCCAGCTCTATGAAGTCATGGCCAGCAAGACCAAGATCTACTTTGTCATGGAGTACGTCAAAGGTGGTGAGCTCTTCAACAAGGTGGCCAAAGGGAGGCTCAAGGAGGATGCCGCTAGGAAGTATTTCCAGCAGCTCATTGGGGCTGTGGACTTCTGCCACAGCCGAGGGGTCTACCATCGGGACCTCAAGCCCGAGAACCTCCTCCTCGACGATAATAGCAATCTTAAAGTATCCGACTTCGGTTTGAGCGCTCTCAGAGGCTCGCAGAGGCCAGACGGGCTGCTCCACACGGTATGTGGCACACCAGCCTACGTCGCTCCAGAGATCATCAGCAAGAAGGGATATGACGGGGCCAAGGCCGATATATGGTCTTGCGGGGTCATCCTCTTCGTTCTACTGGCAGGATACCTACCATTCCATGACTCCAATCTGATGGAGATGTATAGAAAGATTAGCAGAGGAGAATTCAAGTGCCCTCAGTGGTTTTCTGCTGATGTTCGTAGGCTTGTAACCAGAATCCTAGACCCCAGCCCCAGCACAAGGCTCACCATCGACAAGCTGGTAGAGAATCCCTGGTTTAACAAGGAATTCAAGCCAGTGGTAACATATCCCACAGTAGATTGCTCGGCCAACCTCGCAGATGTGCATGAAACTTTCAGGACTGATTGCGAAGATGACGAAGGGGATATAAGAACTGAAGGATCCGAGACGATGAGACCATCAAGTTTGAACGCGTTCGACATTATCTCCCTGTCCCCAGGATTTGATCTTTCAGGCCTGTTCGAGAGGGAGAGTAGACAGAAGCCAGAAACAAGGTTTACAACCCAGAAGCCAGCATCCACAATAGTGTCTAAGCTGGAGGAGATTGCTGAGATGGAGCGGTTCAAggtcaagaagaagaaggatgggCTTCTGAAGTTGCAGGGGagcaaagaaggaagaaaggggcAGCTTGCAGTCGACGTGGAGATTTTCGAGGTCACACCCTCGTTTTATTTTGTGGAGATGAAGAAATCGGCCGGAGACACATTAGAGTACCATAAGTTCTGCAATCAAGATATGAGGCGTTCCCTAAAGGATATTATTTGGACTTGGCAAGGAGTGGATCAGCAACAGCTCCCAGTGCTACCGCTGGCGCCGCCGCCCAGCCTCAACCAGGACGGATGA